One genomic segment of Chitinivibrionales bacterium includes these proteins:
- a CDS encoding SDR family NAD(P)-dependent oxidoreductase, with protein MDKNLSGKTALITGAGRGIGKNIALHLAREGAHVVLSARSEHQINALAAEITRSGGSARTVTTDISREPEITSLFRTLKEQSASLDIMINNAGIGLFGEIADLSTEDFDRVISTNLRGTFLCCRQAMKIMIQQTSGYIINIASVVGIKGYPNQGAYTASKHGIMGLTKTLAVEAQNHGIRVSAILPGGVDTELAGQARPELDRSLLLSPEDISHTVLFLLSLSERAAIDQIYIRRKNSTPF; from the coding sequence ATGGATAAAAACCTCAGCGGTAAAACAGCACTTATTACCGGCGCCGGAAGAGGTATTGGCAAAAACATTGCTCTTCACCTTGCCCGTGAAGGCGCTCATGTTGTGCTCAGTGCCCGTTCTGAACATCAAATCAACGCCCTTGCCGCCGAAATCACCCGTTCAGGCGGCTCTGCAAGGACTGTGACTACGGATATTTCCAGAGAACCAGAGATTACTTCGCTCTTTCGAACTTTAAAAGAACAGTCAGCATCGCTTGACATTATGATCAACAACGCAGGTATAGGACTTTTTGGAGAAATTGCCGATCTATCGACCGAAGATTTCGACAGGGTTATCTCAACCAATCTCAGAGGCACGTTTCTTTGTTGCCGTCAGGCCATGAAAATCATGATCCAGCAAACGAGCGGCTATATTATCAATATTGCAAGTGTTGTTGGAATCAAAGGTTATCCCAACCAGGGGGCGTATACGGCGAGTAAGCACGGCATAATGGGGCTTACCAAAACACTTGCCGTCGAGGCGCAGAATCATGGAATCCGGGTTTCGGCAATTCTACCGGGAGGAGTCGATACCGAGCTTGCAGGACAAGCCCGTCCTGAGCTCGACCGCTCACTTTTGCTCAGTCCCGAAGACATCTCTCACACAGTGCTCTTTCTGCTCTCTCTCTCAGAGCGGGCTGCAATCGACCAGATATATATACGGAGAAAAAACAGTACACCGTTTTAG
- a CDS encoding spore maturation protein gives MDKKPAPINIVWLMLVLIAVVTAAYTGKMEATVNAFMESAKSAVNLAIGLIGFMALWLGLMKVAEEGGLTRALARGIRPLMVRLFPHVPEDHPAMSAMIMNFAANALGMGNAATPLGIKAMQELDSLNKEKGTATNAMCLFLAINTSNIAIFPGGVIAIRSAAGASNPSAIIPSTFLATLGSTLTAIAVAKFFEWRARKKNTAVVESKKVPSEPENGPENTKAPSSLNPPGIAGKLIIYATIAAFMGAIVYRFISTESPAVFAKELYSFWLLPMLMAFFLIYGYLKGVHVYEAATEGAKDGFHTAVRIIPFLVAILVAIGMFRASGAFEFLVAVLNPVTSLIGMPAEALSVALMRPLSGSGSFGIMSSIVNQNPDSFVSLLVSTMQGSTETTFYVLAVYFGAVGIKRTRHTLPTALTADAIGVLASVGICRLLF, from the coding sequence ATGGATAAAAAGCCCGCGCCTATCAATATTGTCTGGCTCATGCTGGTTCTCATTGCAGTCGTCACCGCCGCATATACCGGAAAAATGGAAGCGACGGTTAATGCATTCATGGAGAGTGCAAAATCGGCGGTAAATCTTGCGATCGGTCTTATCGGATTTATGGCTCTTTGGCTTGGTCTGATGAAAGTTGCCGAAGAAGGTGGACTGACCCGTGCTCTTGCCCGTGGAATCCGTCCTTTGATGGTTCGCCTGTTCCCCCACGTGCCTGAAGACCACCCTGCCATGTCGGCCATGATAATGAATTTTGCGGCAAACGCGCTGGGAATGGGCAATGCAGCAACCCCGTTGGGAATCAAGGCAATGCAGGAACTCGATTCTCTTAACAAAGAAAAAGGAACCGCCACCAATGCCATGTGCCTCTTCCTTGCGATAAACACATCGAATATCGCTATTTTCCCCGGCGGGGTGATTGCGATACGCTCGGCCGCCGGCGCTTCAAATCCATCGGCAATTATTCCCTCTACTTTTCTTGCAACCCTCGGCTCGACTCTCACTGCGATCGCTGTCGCCAAATTCTTCGAATGGAGAGCACGGAAAAAAAATACTGCAGTCGTTGAAAGCAAGAAAGTACCTTCTGAACCTGAAAATGGTCCCGAAAATACAAAAGCGCCCTCATCCCTGAATCCACCCGGAATCGCAGGCAAACTGATTATCTATGCCACCATTGCTGCCTTTATGGGGGCGATTGTCTACCGTTTCATTTCGACCGAATCGCCGGCAGTCTTTGCCAAAGAACTCTACTCATTCTGGCTTCTTCCCATGCTCATGGCATTTTTTCTTATTTACGGCTATCTCAAAGGCGTTCACGTTTATGAAGCAGCAACAGAGGGAGCAAAGGATGGCTTTCATACCGCTGTACGAATAATACCCTTTTTAGTGGCCATTCTCGTCGCTATCGGGATGTTCCGTGCGAGTGGAGCTTTTGAGTTTCTGGTTGCCGTGCTCAACCCGGTAACCTCGCTCATCGGCATGCCCGCCGAGGCGCTCTCCGTAGCACTGATGCGCCCGCTGTCGGGAAGCGGCTCTTTTGGCATAATGTCTTCAATTGTAAATCAGAATCCAGACAGTTTCGTTTCGCTCCTTGTCTCGACCATGCAGGGATCGACTGAAACTACTTTTTATGTTCTCGCGGTCTATTTCGGCGCTGTCGGCATCAAACGAACCCGCCATACTCTTCCAACAGCCCTTACCGCGGATGCTATCGGCGTACTTGCTTCTGTCGGCATTTGCAGACTCTTGTTTTAA